From Pseudomonadota bacterium, a single genomic window includes:
- a CDS encoding NAD-dependent epimerase/dehydratase family protein gives MTETSRTDRLVPLPTLGLDESISSAFESLEDRYGAIVAVVDDDRRLQGIVSAGDLRRAILNGQVRSTSLSEVMNHTPVTILHAELESEESINGALNRLKALYATEQMHVMVPIVDTAHRPLGMIDVQSLLMRAPGSDFSPRQRTVLVVGGAGYIGSVLVRKLLADKWAVRVLDLFLYGRRSLEGLDAEIDIVEGDAKNIDTLVKAVDGVDAVVYLAELVGDPAVAQAPQTALKTNYLAVTALAQLCEYLNINRFVYTSSCSVYGASANPDEFLTELSATAPVSLYGKIKLMVEEAVLSMARRPNQLFAPTILRLGTVYGCSPRARFDLVVNTLTKHAATRGAIDLFGGDQWRPHVHVGDVAKAIVSVLDAPLDAVRAEIFNVGDSEQNYTINAIGDLVAEAFPEMTVNRMNTTVDPRNYRVNCTKLHQVLDFKIDTNVAAGVQELKAALESGDLGNLDQSGYSNLQTVQDLAFE, from the coding sequence ATGACTGAAACATCAAGAACCGACCGTCTTGTGCCGTTGCCCACGCTCGGCTTGGATGAGTCCATATCCTCAGCGTTTGAAAGTCTGGAGGATCGCTATGGCGCGATTGTCGCTGTTGTTGATGACGACCGGCGGCTTCAAGGTATCGTTTCCGCCGGAGATTTGCGGCGCGCTATTTTGAATGGCCAGGTACGCTCCACATCGCTAAGTGAGGTGATGAACCACACGCCTGTGACAATCCTCCATGCCGAGCTGGAGAGCGAGGAAAGCATCAACGGAGCGCTCAACCGTCTCAAGGCGCTCTATGCCACTGAACAGATGCACGTCATGGTTCCGATCGTCGATACGGCACATCGTCCGCTCGGCATGATCGATGTGCAGTCGTTGTTGATGCGTGCACCAGGCAGTGACTTTTCGCCGCGCCAACGTACCGTATTGGTGGTCGGTGGCGCCGGATATATCGGCTCGGTTTTGGTGCGTAAATTACTCGCTGACAAATGGGCAGTGCGGGTGCTCGATCTCTTTCTATATGGCCGCCGATCGCTCGAAGGGCTCGATGCGGAAATCGATATTGTCGAAGGGGACGCCAAAAATATAGACACCTTGGTTAAAGCGGTTGACGGCGTCGATGCGGTTGTGTATTTGGCCGAGCTGGTCGGTGATCCGGCCGTGGCGCAAGCACCGCAAACGGCGCTGAAGACGAACTATCTCGCTGTAACGGCGCTTGCCCAGTTGTGCGAGTATCTCAACATCAACCGTTTCGTCTACACCTCCTCGTGCAGCGTTTACGGCGCCAGCGCCAACCCCGATGAATTTTTGACGGAACTGTCGGCCACGGCGCCGGTCAGCCTCTATGGCAAGATCAAGCTGATGGTGGAGGAGGCGGTGCTGTCCATGGCGCGCCGGCCCAATCAATTGTTTGCGCCGACAATTCTCCGGCTCGGCACGGTCTATGGCTGCTCGCCGCGGGCGCGCTTCGATCTTGTCGTCAACACATTGACCAAACACGCCGCAACGCGCGGCGCCATCGATCTCTTCGGCGGCGATCAGTGGCGCCCGCATGTTCATGTCGGCGATGTGGCGAAGGCGATCGTCAGCGTACTCGATGCGCCGCTCGATGCGGTCCGTGCCGAGATATTCAATGTTGGCGATAGCGAACAGAACTATACCATCAATGCGATCGGCGATCTTGTCGCCGAGGCTTTTCCCGAGATGACGGTCAATCGAATGAACACGACAGTCGACCCAAGAAACTATCGGGTGAATTGCACCAAATTGCATCAGGTGCTCGACTTTAAAATCGATACGAACGTCGCCGCCGGCGTGCAGGAGCTGAAGGCGGCGCTTGAATCCGGTGACCTCGGCAACCTTGATCAATCGGGCTATAGCAACCTGCAAACGGTCCAGGATTTGGCCTTCGAATGA
- a CDS encoding CDP-alcohol phosphatidyltransferase family protein, which yields MVMRLSMGAIALVLFALGNYGALVAGLVIYAIAYILDCVDGNLSRLHDGGNYWGKFIDGFVDDIVLFTTPLAIGLGMWVAHGDGTALAVGGFVSIGALLTGIARHRFSFVREWMVSRSGPLSDEEKAGIAHFERISNRPVRLVANLYCFAPWLLLLPKGGWVYLGVMLVVGASANLAWLVMIVAQASAVLRRKRQAVHMGKSINENGNDTVHVAD from the coding sequence ATGGTGATGCGCTTATCGATGGGCGCTATTGCTCTTGTGCTATTTGCACTGGGTAATTACGGGGCCTTGGTTGCTGGACTCGTCATTTACGCCATCGCCTATATTCTCGATTGTGTTGATGGCAATCTTTCCCGGTTACACGACGGGGGTAACTATTGGGGCAAGTTCATCGATGGGTTTGTCGACGACATTGTGTTGTTCACCACCCCGCTCGCGATAGGTCTCGGAATGTGGGTAGCGCACGGCGATGGCACGGCCTTGGCAGTTGGAGGCTTTGTCAGCATTGGCGCCTTGCTCACCGGTATCGCGCGTCATCGATTTAGCTTTGTGCGCGAATGGATGGTCTCACGGTCGGGGCCATTGAGCGATGAGGAAAAGGCCGGGATCGCACATTTTGAGCGAATCAGTAATCGGCCAGTGAGGTTGGTCGCGAATCTCTATTGCTTTGCACCATGGCTCTTACTGTTGCCAAAAGGCGGTTGGGTTTACCTCGGCGTGATGCTGGTTGTCGGGGCGAGCGCCAATTTGGCGTGGTTGGTGATGATCGTGGCTCAGGCGAGCGCTGTTCTACGCCGCAAGCGCCAAGCAGTTCATATGGGAAAATCCATAAACGAAAATGGTAATGACACGGTTCATGTCGCTGACTGA
- the pseC gene encoding UDP-4-amino-4,6-dideoxy-N-acetyl-beta-L-altrosamine transaminase has product MSEDFIPYARQSLDEDDIAAVVEVLRGDWLTQGPNIAAFETAVAARVGAKHGIAVATGTAALHCACYSAGVGPGDEIITAPITFAASGNCALFLGAGVKFVDIRADTYCLDPEKLEAAITPNTKAIIPIDYTGQPADMDEINEIAARHGIAVIEDSAHALGATYKGRPVGSLAAMSIFSFHPVKHVAMGEGGLIATDDDELAAALRLFRTHGITNNSAAMQLAHQAADKDCGGHAEANADDRAPWYYEMQELGFNYRITDIQCALGLSQLTKLDGFLARRREIAAFYNTAFGKSELLIPPHQEADRESGWHLYMLRLRLDRLSISRRQIFEELRARKIGVHVHYIPLHLQPYYQEKFGYRRGDFPESEAYYDAALTIPLFPAMRDSDCERVVEAVLACVR; this is encoded by the coding sequence ATGAGCGAAGATTTTATTCCCTACGCGCGCCAGAGCCTCGACGAAGACGATATCGCGGCGGTGGTGGAAGTGTTGCGTGGCGATTGGCTCACCCAGGGGCCAAATATTGCCGCCTTCGAGACGGCGGTCGCTGCGCGCGTCGGTGCCAAGCACGGCATCGCCGTTGCCACCGGTACGGCGGCGCTGCATTGCGCCTGCTATTCCGCCGGTGTCGGCCCGGGCGACGAAATTATCACGGCGCCGATCACATTTGCCGCAAGTGGAAATTGTGCTCTTTTTCTCGGCGCCGGCGTCAAGTTTGTCGATATTCGCGCCGATACCTACTGCCTTGATCCCGAAAAGCTCGAGGCCGCCATCACGCCAAACACCAAGGCAATCATACCGATCGATTACACCGGCCAACCGGCGGATATGGACGAAATCAATGAGATCGCCGCGCGCCACGGTATCGCGGTTATCGAAGATTCCGCGCACGCACTCGGCGCGACTTATAAAGGCCGCCCGGTCGGCTCCTTGGCGGCGATGAGTATTTTTTCGTTCCACCCGGTCAAGCATGTGGCGATGGGCGAAGGCGGCTTGATCGCCACCGATGATGATGAACTTGCGGCCGCGCTACGCCTTTTTCGCACCCATGGCATCACAAATAATAGTGCCGCCATGCAGCTAGCACACCAGGCAGCCGACAAAGATTGCGGCGGCCACGCTGAAGCCAATGCGGATGACCGCGCGCCGTGGTATTACGAAATGCAGGAACTCGGCTTTAATTACCGCATCACCGATATCCAATGCGCGCTTGGTCTTAGCCAATTGACCAAGCTTGACGGTTTTTTGGCTCGGCGGCGCGAGATTGCGGCATTTTACAATACTGCCTTCGGTAAATCAGAGCTGCTTATTCCACCCCATCAAGAGGCAGATCGGGAGAGCGGCTGGCATCTCTATATGCTGCGTCTTCGCCTCGATCGCCTGAGCATAAGTCGGCGGCAGATTTTCGAGGAATTGCGCGCCCGTAAGATAGGCGTGCATGTTCATTATATCCCGCTCCATCTGCAGCCCTATTACCAGGAAAAATTCGGCTACAGACGGGGCGATTTTCCTGAGTCCGAGGCATATTACGATGCCGCACTGACCATTCCGCTGTTCCCGGCCATGCGCGATTCCGATTGCGAGCGGGTTGTCGAAGCGGTGCTTGCCTGTGTGCGCTGA
- a CDS encoding dTDP-4-dehydrorhamnose 3,5-epimerase family protein: MNSGLEFINGGSAVDDRGKLQFCNDFDMAAIRRFYVVSNHQSRFVRAWHAHKQEAKYVYVASGAALLAAVKVDDWAAPDPALEINKFVLAEDKPGVLYVPGGYAHGFMTLRPDTRLFFFSTVALDDSLDDDVRYPFDFWNPWTVVPR, translated from the coding sequence ATGAATAGCGGTCTTGAATTTATCAACGGCGGCAGTGCCGTGGACGATCGTGGCAAGCTGCAGTTTTGCAACGATTTCGACATGGCGGCGATACGGCGCTTTTACGTCGTGTCCAATCATCAATCACGTTTTGTGCGTGCCTGGCATGCCCACAAACAGGAAGCCAAATATGTTTATGTGGCGAGCGGCGCGGCGCTTCTTGCCGCCGTTAAAGTCGATGATTGGGCGGCGCCCGATCCGGCGCTCGAAATCAATAAATTCGTGCTGGCCGAGGATAAGCCGGGCGTTCTCTATGTGCCCGGCGGCTATGCCCATGGCTTTATGACGCTGCGGCCTGACACCCGGCTGTTCTTCTTTTCAACCGTAGCGCTCGACGACAGCCTCGACGACGATGTGCGTTACCCTTTTGATTTCTGGAATCCATGGACGGTGGTTCCGCGCTAG
- a CDS encoding ABC transporter ATP-binding protein has product MTLRRFLAVCAMLGLPRSTAVAILVLDLVSVFFEGIGIGMILPILDYLEGYGDVSALTAQSALWKWLAAIFGWFGIEISLPALLIASLLFLAAGIAFVYGRTVFAGAARFGVIRDLREKAFRHYLDTRLSYSENDELGLAVNDFTTEAERASSCVFQVLTLVGGVMLISVYFGLALAVSTPMALAVLPILAIAALGVRGMIRRSRDVGEELTQSNQALSSFLVERLKSHRFIRLSGTEEAESDAMKQIAWHQYGRYLLVLALGARVAAVVEILGAVAILGFLYLGFVVFDLSLGEIGLFLAAILRLMPRVRGVMGARQSLVAFVGSLNVLQGRFDEMAQARESEFGARPFKALHTAIEYSGVGFSYADAHTAALNGIDLTIPANRITALVGPSGAGKSTLIDLLPLLREPSVGQILFDGTPQAEFNLKSLRAGIAYAPQSPQVFNASIAEHIAYGGSAASQQDIEAAARLAGAHDFISVLPQGYDSPVGEDGVRLSGGQRQRLDLARTLVRGGPILILDEPTSNLDADAEEKFRDALVRIRRETDMTIIVVAHRLSTVAIADQIAIIEAGRVSDTGTHAALIARGGWYAMAFAKQQGSMVIDAA; this is encoded by the coding sequence ATGACGCTACGCCGCTTTCTTGCTGTTTGCGCCATGCTTGGGCTACCACGCTCAACTGCGGTCGCTATTCTTGTGCTGGACTTGGTCAGTGTGTTTTTCGAAGGAATCGGGATCGGAATGATCCTGCCGATTCTCGATTACCTCGAAGGCTACGGAGATGTGAGCGCATTGACTGCCCAGTCGGCGCTCTGGAAATGGCTTGCCGCCATCTTTGGTTGGTTCGGCATCGAGATATCGCTGCCCGCATTATTAATAGCGTCATTGCTGTTTCTCGCTGCTGGAATCGCCTTTGTTTATGGTCGCACGGTCTTTGCCGGAGCTGCACGCTTCGGTGTCATTCGCGATTTACGGGAAAAGGCATTCCGCCATTATCTTGATACCCGGCTGTCTTACAGCGAGAACGATGAGCTTGGGCTGGCCGTGAACGATTTCACAACTGAGGCGGAGCGAGCATCGAGCTGTGTCTTTCAGGTTCTCACCCTGGTCGGGGGGGTGATGTTAATTTCGGTCTATTTCGGACTGGCGCTTGCCGTCTCCACGCCGATGGCGCTCGCGGTTTTACCAATTTTGGCGATTGCGGCACTTGGCGTGCGTGGCATGATCCGTAGAAGTCGTGATGTCGGCGAAGAACTCACGCAGTCCAATCAGGCGCTCAGTAGCTTCCTTGTAGAACGCCTCAAATCGCACCGCTTCATTCGCCTCTCCGGTACTGAGGAAGCGGAATCCGACGCCATGAAGCAAATCGCATGGCACCAATATGGCCGCTATTTACTCGTATTGGCGCTTGGTGCGCGAGTTGCGGCTGTGGTCGAAATTCTTGGCGCCGTGGCCATCCTGGGCTTTCTGTATTTAGGCTTTGTCGTATTCGATTTGTCGCTCGGCGAGATCGGCTTGTTCCTCGCCGCCATTCTCCGGCTTATGCCACGGGTTCGCGGGGTGATGGGAGCGCGCCAGTCTCTGGTGGCGTTCGTCGGCAGTCTGAATGTGCTGCAAGGCCGATTTGATGAGATGGCGCAGGCGCGTGAAAGCGAGTTCGGCGCACGGCCTTTCAAGGCGCTTCATACCGCCATCGAATATAGCGGTGTCGGCTTCAGTTACGCCGACGCCCATACCGCCGCCCTGAACGGCATCGACCTCACGATCCCGGCCAACCGCATTACCGCTTTGGTGGGTCCCTCCGGCGCGGGTAAATCGACCCTGATCGATCTTCTGCCGCTGTTGCGCGAGCCCAGCGTCGGGCAAATATTATTCGACGGGACACCCCAGGCCGAATTCAATTTAAAAAGCCTGCGCGCCGGTATCGCTTATGCACCGCAATCTCCTCAAGTGTTTAATGCCAGTATTGCCGAGCATATCGCTTATGGCGGGTCTGCAGCGTCGCAGCAGGATATCGAAGCGGCGGCGCGTCTTGCCGGCGCCCATGATTTTATTTCGGTGCTACCGCAGGGCTACGATTCACCCGTGGGCGAAGATGGCGTGCGACTCTCAGGCGGGCAGCGCCAGCGTCTCGATCTGGCCCGCACCCTGGTGCGCGGCGGGCCAATACTTATTCTCGACGAACCGACGAGCAATTTGGACGCCGATGCGGAAGAAAAATTCCGCGACGCACTGGTGCGTATTCGCCGGGAAACCGACATGACGATTATCGTCGTTGCCCATCGCCTTTCGACGGTTGCGATTGCCGACCAAATCGCGATTATTGAGGCGGGCCGGGTTAGCGATACGGGTACTCACGCGGCGTTGATAGCACGCGGTGGCTGGTATGCTATGGCCTTTGCCAAGCAGCAAGGATCGATGGTAATCGATGCCGCCTGA